AGTGGTTTTGGATACAGTCCTCACTTGATTAACGTTATAACTTCTATTAATTGTCAATTTGTCATTTTAGTTCATAATTTAATTTCATCATATTTATTGTTGACTAAAAAAGGAGACGCATCACTAACAAACACACAAAAACATATCACAGACCCAAGGACACATTATCTTTCAGATAATCCAGAAATAGAAATCATACGTTCCCTCAAACTGCATCTTTCTCATGTGAAACTTTAGGTAGTTTACACTTCTACCATATGACATGGGTCCATTCTGTTTTTGCATATTTTCTTTTCTCTGGTGGAATACTAGTCTGGATGTGTTAATAACAAAACAACAATAATGAGACCTTCATAATGGATACAGCACCTATAGTAATTGGAATACCAGCAGATATCACTCAAGAATCATAAAAGCAAGAAGACATACCTTCCTGAACTTGACTAGGGTCTTCACCACAGGAGAAACAAGCCTTCAAGAATGTAGAAGAAAATGATCCACCTGCTACAACAAAAATCCTAGGAATCTCAAAATTAAAAAAATTAAAAAAAAATAATAATTATATTCCAGCAATACTATATACATTTAGTTCGATCTATTTCAAAACCTTAAAGTTTGTTCACTTTTTTGTCAAAGTTATATGTGTCATGACTCATGAATTGTATACTGTAAGCTCCATTTAGCAACCAGAGAATAGTTACTGGAGTGGTCAGTTAATAGAAATACCAATCCACTAATGACAAAATGAAAAGAATGTATGTAACTGAGATAACTGTTGGCTGAAGTTAATACTAGGAATAAAAGACTGATTTACTATTCATCATTGGATACCTAAACTACAATGAGATGTGTGTGTGTGTGTGTGTGTGTGTCTATAGAGAGAGAGAGAGAGAGAGAGATCTTACTTTCTTTTGCTTGGAATATTGGTCGAAAATGCAACTTATTCGCTTCAAGCATCTTAGGAATTTCTTTACCAGACTCGTAAGCTTTTATGAAGAGAAATTCAATATCTTTCATGCTTAAAACAAGATCTTTTGGGGCCACCTTACTTTCCAAGCAATCTTCCTTCAATGTAGCTTTATTAGAGTCAGTTTCAGGCACAACTACTGATGATGGGGCTCTCAATGGCGACAAATCAGGAGAGTTGCTTTTCTGTACTTTCAACTCAGTTTCTGAAGTTGCACTTCCCGCAGAAGGTACTGTAGGTGAAGCACTAGCTTCAGCATGATCATGTACTCTATTAAAGTTTTCAAAACTTCGAACCAGAGTGTCTGTAGCTGGCTCATCAAATTCATCTTCAGAATCGTGAGAGTCTTCCCTATCATGAAAAGTGGCCTTCTCTTCTTCATCTTCCAGGTCAGGAATTCCCTCCTCTTCCCTAAGCCGTCTTATGTCATCAGTATGTTCAAAACTTTGGTTCATGGTCTTCCCTTCTTGAGAAGAGAACTGATGGTCAATCGGATGAAAAATACCAAAGTAATCCCATGGTGGAGTTTCGGATGGGAGTGAAGAATCTCCAAATGGTGATGTTTCGGAATTTCCAACAGAGCGAGGCGTGGTATTCTGTGGGGTACTAGAGGAGGTCACTGTTGCAGTACTAGAGATAGGAGGTTTTTCTTCGACCTTTTTAGAAAAGCTACCCCTGGCTTTCATATGATTGGCATGAAATAGAGTAGAATTGGGAGGAGAAGGAGAGGGAGAGTAATTATCAGTGGCATCAATGCGTTGGGACGCAGACGGGGAAGAAAAGGAGAAATGAGAGAGTGACTTGTGAATTTGAAGAAGAGGCTCAGGGGTTGCACTAGTGGAAGTGTACAAAGAAGAATCAAGAGGAGCCGTGCCAGAAGAGTCGACGAATTTCCTAAGAGCAGTTCCGGTACTCTTGAGTGATTGAATATACATATCGTGAGTGGCTGCGAGGGAGCACCTGCCATCAAGCGCCTGCTTAACAAACTTTTTCCTTTCTCGACAGAGCTGCAGGGCCTTGTCTTCCTCAATTTTGGAGTTTGAGGTCCCCATATCTACAGATCTGGCTCAATTATATCTACAGATTTGGACATGAAATTTTATCTCTAGCAAAGGTTAATAATCATTCAATAAAACAAAATCGTCCAGTTGAATCATTTCGGTGAAAAAGAACATGTAACATGCGATAGAAAAACAAGTAAGTTTGAAGAGCAACGTGGATGAACAAGTTATACAAATGAGGATGGGAAAGTAGGAGAAAAGGAAACTCATGTAGAATTGGGGAGCATCGCAGATGAACAAGGGTAAGAAAATCGAAAAGATTTCGACAATAGGGAATATCTGAATACACGTTGACAATCAAAATCAAACTCAACTCTAAACTTGCTTCTATTCCATGGTTGTTGTTGTTGTTGTTGTTAATTTGACGAACAAGTTCAACCAAAATTGCAAAAGATAAGTAGATCATGATATTCTGGAAAAAAAAAAACAAGAGCAGCAGCAATTGTACGAGAGAGAGCTCGAGACAGAGACAGAGACAGAGACAGAGAAGTAAGGGCATACCTGAGAACTGAACTGAACTGAACTGAAGAGGAGACAGAGAGAGAGAGAGACGTATACGAGGAAGCGAGGAAGCGAGCAAGCAGTGTGTGGATGGGTCTNNNNNNNNNNNNNNNNNNNNGGACGTCCGCACCTGATCAGCTTTG
The window above is part of the Fragaria vesca subsp. vesca linkage group LG2, FraVesHawaii_1.0, whole genome shotgun sequence genome. Proteins encoded here:
- the LOC101301359 gene encoding uncharacterized protein LOC101301359, with product MGTSNSKIEEDKALQLCRERKKFVKQALDGRCSLAATHDMYIQSLKSTGTALRKFVDSSGTAPLDSSLYTSTSATPEPLLQIHKSLSHFSFSSPSASQRIDATDNYSPSPSPPNSTLFHANHMKARGSFSKKVEEKPPISSTATVTSSSTPQNTTPRSVGNSETSPFGDSSLPSETPPWDYFGIFHPIDHQFSSQEGKTMNQSFEHTDDIRRLREEEGIPDLEDEEEKATFHDREDSHDSEDEFDEPATDTLVRSFENFNRVHDHAEASASPTVPSAGSATSETELKVQKSNSPDLSPLRAPSSVVVPETDSNKATLKEDCLESKVAPKDLVLSMKDIEFLFIKAYESGKEIPKMLEANKLHFRPIFQAKESGSFSSTFLKACFSCGEDPSQVQEEPAQNSVKYLTWHRTTSSRSSSSRNLLGANLKDDSENLAGNLFDNFCMISGSHASTLDRLYAWERKLYDEVKASEMVRRDYDLKCKILRQLESKGESSQQVDKTRAVVKDLHSRIRVAIHRIDSISKRIENIRDRELQPQLEELIHGLTRMWEVMLECHKLQFLIISIAYHNGNTKISVQSDSHRQITLYLADELSNLSSSFSKWIDAQKSYLQSINGWLLKCVSIAEKSSKKKRRQPEKNPLRFCGPPIYATCGVWFDKLETLPASEVTEAINTLETEIASFVPRQERKEGKHPNYSGLTSRKDDSGIDSAVNMLRDEVLPSSISSFDRFQTSLAGFCGKLNKFAEASVKMYAEVQVAIQRSKSNYDQIKSKSGVV